A region of Pan troglodytes isolate AG18354 chromosome 23, NHGRI_mPanTro3-v2.0_pri, whole genome shotgun sequence DNA encodes the following proteins:
- the CCDC188 gene encoding coiled-coil domain-containing protein 188 isoform X6, whose translation MEGLKTLGPCGHPHPQCPPAPASSSHGGGLDQPCQGFVGWPCLGPISSAHSVQSQRPFPVPGAGGSGPTVEGEAPGLFLSSQEQRARDTDGPRQGDLEAGLGWGWPLHPGSNQGAPRQGGSIGSGTRPCPCPPLSREGGALASPRVALSQLQCGLLGSAEQSFLQLEQENHSLKRQNQDLREQLGALLGPGQQFLPLCPEHSSCTALAWNELQQIRLCFERKKMVITEVWDNVAEMHMALNNQATGLLNLKKDIRGVLDQMEDIQLEILRERAQCRTRARKEKQMASMSKGRPKLGSSKGLAGQLWPEAQWPQQGGQATSTAPDAQWPCQPPAHGTTVHHPCQKLQRRVEVGSVLRAGPVAGHRVMT comes from the exons atggaggggctGAAAACCCTGGGCCCCTgcggccacccccacccccagtgtcccccagccccagcctccagcAGCCATGGAGGAGGCCTGGACCAGCCCTGCCAGGGATTTGTAGGGTGGCCCTGCCTGGGCCCCATCTCCTCTGCTCACTCAGTGCAGTCCCAGAGACCTTTCCCAGTCCCAGGGGCAGGGGGCAGTGGGCCCACAGTGGAGGGCGAGGCTCCCGGGCTCTTTCTGTCCAGCCAGGAGCAGAGAGCGAGAGACACTGACGGGCCGAGACAAGGAGACCTGGAGGCAGGGCTTGGGTGGGGCTGGCCCCTGCACCCAGGGTCGAACCAGGGGGCTCCCAGGCAGGGGGGATCCATTGGCTCAGGGACCAGACCCTGCCCATGCCCACCCCTGTCGCGGGAGGGAGGGGCCCTGGCCTCGCCCAGGGTAGCCCTGTCCCAGCTTCAGTGCGGGCTGCTGGGCTCTGCAGAACAGTCCTTCCTGCAGCTGGAGCAGGAGAACCACAGCCTG aaaAGGCAGAACCAGGACCTTCGGGAGCAGCTGGGGGCCCTCCTGGGGCCGGGGCAGCAGTTCCTGCCCCTGTGTCCCGAACACTCAAGCTGCACTGCTCTGGCCTGG AATGAGCTGCAGCAGATCCGCCTGTGCTTTGAGAGGAAGAAGATGGTCATCACAGAG GTGTGGGACAACGTGGCTGAGATGCACATGGCCCTGAACAACCAGGCCACCGGGCTCCTG AACCTCAAGAAGGACATCCGGGGCGTGCTGGACCAGATGGAGGACATCCAGCTGGAGATTCTCAG GGAGCGGGCCCAGTGCCGCACTCGAGCCAGGAAGGAGAAGCAGATGGCAAGCATGTCG AAAGGGAGACCAAAGCTGGGAAGCTCCAAGGGCCTGGCAGGCCAGCTCTG GCCAGAGGCCCAGTGGCCCCAGCAAGGCGGCCAGGCGACCAGCACTGCCCCGGATGCCCAGTGGCCGTGCCAGCCCCCTGCACATGGCACCACTGTGCACCATCCTTGCCAGAAGCTACAGAGAagggtggaggtggggtctgTCCTGAGGGCTGGGCCTGTGGCTGGACATAGAGTCATGACATAA
- the CCDC188 gene encoding coiled-coil domain-containing protein 188 isoform X3 produces MEGLKTLGPCGHPHPQCPPAPASSSHGGGLDQPCQGFVGWPCLGPISSAHSVQSQRPFPVPGAGGSGPTVEGEAPGLFLSSQEQRARDTDGPRQGDLEAGLGWGWPLHPGSNQGAPRQGGSIGSGTRPCPCPPLSREGGALASPRVALSQLQCGLLGSAEQSFLQLEQENHSLKRQNQDLREQLGALLGPGQQFLPLCPEHSSCTALAWPPDPAGTQPSGNRAPLQLLRRELCQGQEAFVQQSQNELQQIRLCFERKKMVITEVWDNVAEMHMALNNQATGLLNLKKDIRGVLDQMEDIQLEILRERAQCRTRARKEKQMASMSKGRPKLGSSKGLAGQLWPEAQWPQQGGQATSTAPDAQWPCQPPAHGTTVHHPCQKLQRRVEVGSVLRAGPVAGHRVMT; encoded by the exons atggaggggctGAAAACCCTGGGCCCCTgcggccacccccacccccagtgtcccccagccccagcctccagcAGCCATGGAGGAGGCCTGGACCAGCCCTGCCAGGGATTTGTAGGGTGGCCCTGCCTGGGCCCCATCTCCTCTGCTCACTCAGTGCAGTCCCAGAGACCTTTCCCAGTCCCAGGGGCAGGGGGCAGTGGGCCCACAGTGGAGGGCGAGGCTCCCGGGCTCTTTCTGTCCAGCCAGGAGCAGAGAGCGAGAGACACTGACGGGCCGAGACAAGGAGACCTGGAGGCAGGGCTTGGGTGGGGCTGGCCCCTGCACCCAGGGTCGAACCAGGGGGCTCCCAGGCAGGGGGGATCCATTGGCTCAGGGACCAGACCCTGCCCATGCCCACCCCTGTCGCGGGAGGGAGGGGCCCTGGCCTCGCCCAGGGTAGCCCTGTCCCAGCTTCAGTGCGGGCTGCTGGGCTCTGCAGAACAGTCCTTCCTGCAGCTGGAGCAGGAGAACCACAGCCTG aaaAGGCAGAACCAGGACCTTCGGGAGCAGCTGGGGGCCCTCCTGGGGCCGGGGCAGCAGTTCCTGCCCCTGTGTCCCGAACACTCAAGCTGCACTGCTCTGGCCTGG CCCCCCGACCCGGCTGGCACGCAGCCCTCGGGGAACAGGGCACCTCTGCAGCTGCTGCGGCGGGAGCTGTGCCAGGGGCAAGAGGCTTTCGTGCAGCAGTCCCAg AATGAGCTGCAGCAGATCCGCCTGTGCTTTGAGAGGAAGAAGATGGTCATCACAGAG GTGTGGGACAACGTGGCTGAGATGCACATGGCCCTGAACAACCAGGCCACCGGGCTCCTG AACCTCAAGAAGGACATCCGGGGCGTGCTGGACCAGATGGAGGACATCCAGCTGGAGATTCTCAG GGAGCGGGCCCAGTGCCGCACTCGAGCCAGGAAGGAGAAGCAGATGGCAAGCATGTCG AAAGGGAGACCAAAGCTGGGAAGCTCCAAGGGCCTGGCAGGCCAGCTCTG GCCAGAGGCCCAGTGGCCCCAGCAAGGCGGCCAGGCGACCAGCACTGCCCCGGATGCCCAGTGGCCGTGCCAGCCCCCTGCACATGGCACCACTGTGCACCATCCTTGCCAGAAGCTACAGAGAagggtggaggtggggtctgTCCTGAGGGCTGGGCCTGTGGCTGGACATAGAGTCATGACATAA
- the CCDC188 gene encoding coiled-coil domain-containing protein 188 isoform X4, which yields MEGLKTLGPCGHPHPQCPPAPASSSHGGGLDQPCQGFVGWPCLGPISSAHSVQSQRPFPVPGAGGSGPTVEGEAPGLFLSSQEQRARDTDGPRQGDLEAGLGWGWPLHPGSNQGAPRQGGSIGSGTRPCPCPPLSREGGALASPRVALSQLQCGLLGSAEQSFLQLEQENHSLKRQNQDLREQLGALLGPGQQFLPLCPEHSSCTALAWNELQQIRLCFERKKMVITEVWDNVAEMHMALNNQATGLLNLKKDIRGVLDQMEDIQLEILRERAQCRTRARKEKQMASMSAADPEAAAGRPAGLDRCLRVRGEPHTFRGAGAAPAEPCHRLEAPGPAGPLPAPQSGRLPALLGQRPSGPSKAARRPALPRMPSGRASPLHMAPLCTILARSYREGWRWGLS from the exons atggaggggctGAAAACCCTGGGCCCCTgcggccacccccacccccagtgtcccccagccccagcctccagcAGCCATGGAGGAGGCCTGGACCAGCCCTGCCAGGGATTTGTAGGGTGGCCCTGCCTGGGCCCCATCTCCTCTGCTCACTCAGTGCAGTCCCAGAGACCTTTCCCAGTCCCAGGGGCAGGGGGCAGTGGGCCCACAGTGGAGGGCGAGGCTCCCGGGCTCTTTCTGTCCAGCCAGGAGCAGAGAGCGAGAGACACTGACGGGCCGAGACAAGGAGACCTGGAGGCAGGGCTTGGGTGGGGCTGGCCCCTGCACCCAGGGTCGAACCAGGGGGCTCCCAGGCAGGGGGGATCCATTGGCTCAGGGACCAGACCCTGCCCATGCCCACCCCTGTCGCGGGAGGGAGGGGCCCTGGCCTCGCCCAGGGTAGCCCTGTCCCAGCTTCAGTGCGGGCTGCTGGGCTCTGCAGAACAGTCCTTCCTGCAGCTGGAGCAGGAGAACCACAGCCTG aaaAGGCAGAACCAGGACCTTCGGGAGCAGCTGGGGGCCCTCCTGGGGCCGGGGCAGCAGTTCCTGCCCCTGTGTCCCGAACACTCAAGCTGCACTGCTCTGGCCTGG AATGAGCTGCAGCAGATCCGCCTGTGCTTTGAGAGGAAGAAGATGGTCATCACAGAG GTGTGGGACAACGTGGCTGAGATGCACATGGCCCTGAACAACCAGGCCACCGGGCTCCTG AACCTCAAGAAGGACATCCGGGGCGTGCTGGACCAGATGGAGGACATCCAGCTGGAGATTCTCAG GGAGCGGGCCCAGTGCCGCACTCGAGCCAGGAAGGAGAAGCAGATGGCAAGCATGTCG GCTGCTGACCCTGAGGCTGCTGCTGGGCGCCCTGCTGGTCTGGACCGCTGCCTACGTGTACGTGGTGAACCCCACACTTTTCGAGGGGCTGGTGCCGCCCCTGCTGAGCCGTGCCACCGTCTGGAAGCTCCGGGCCCTGCTGGACCCCTTCCTGCGCCTCAAAGTGGACGGCTTCCTGCCCTTCTAGGCCAGAGGCCCAGTGGCCCCAGCAAGGCGGCCAGGCGACCAGCACTGCCCCGGATGCCCAGTGGCCGTGCCAGCCCCCTGCACATGGCACCACTGTGCACCATCCTTGCCAGAAGCTACAGAGAagggtggaggtggggtctgTCCTGA
- the CCDC188 gene encoding coiled-coil domain-containing protein 188 isoform X1, translated as MEGLKTLGPCGHPHPQCPPAPASSSHGGGLDQPCQGFVGWPCLGPISSAHSVQSQRPFPVPGAGGSGPTVEGEAPGLFLSSQEQRARDTDGPRQGDLEAGLGWGWPLHPGSNQGAPRQGGSIGSGTRPCPCPPLSREGGALASPRVALSQLQCGLLGSAEQSFLQLEQENHSLKRQNQDLREQLGALLGPGQQFLPLCPEHSSCTALAWPPDPAGTQPSGNRAPLQLLRRELCQGQEAFVQQSQNELQQIRLCFERKKMVITEVWDNVAEMHMALNNQATGLLNLKKDIRGVLDQMEDIQLEILRERAQCRTRARKEKQMASMSAADPEAAAGRPAGLDRCLRVRGEPHTFRGAGAAPAEPCHRLEAPGPAGPLPAPQSGRLPALLGQRPSGPSKAARRPALPRMPSGRASPLHMAPLCTILARSYREGWRWGLS; from the exons atggaggggctGAAAACCCTGGGCCCCTgcggccacccccacccccagtgtcccccagccccagcctccagcAGCCATGGAGGAGGCCTGGACCAGCCCTGCCAGGGATTTGTAGGGTGGCCCTGCCTGGGCCCCATCTCCTCTGCTCACTCAGTGCAGTCCCAGAGACCTTTCCCAGTCCCAGGGGCAGGGGGCAGTGGGCCCACAGTGGAGGGCGAGGCTCCCGGGCTCTTTCTGTCCAGCCAGGAGCAGAGAGCGAGAGACACTGACGGGCCGAGACAAGGAGACCTGGAGGCAGGGCTTGGGTGGGGCTGGCCCCTGCACCCAGGGTCGAACCAGGGGGCTCCCAGGCAGGGGGGATCCATTGGCTCAGGGACCAGACCCTGCCCATGCCCACCCCTGTCGCGGGAGGGAGGGGCCCTGGCCTCGCCCAGGGTAGCCCTGTCCCAGCTTCAGTGCGGGCTGCTGGGCTCTGCAGAACAGTCCTTCCTGCAGCTGGAGCAGGAGAACCACAGCCTG aaaAGGCAGAACCAGGACCTTCGGGAGCAGCTGGGGGCCCTCCTGGGGCCGGGGCAGCAGTTCCTGCCCCTGTGTCCCGAACACTCAAGCTGCACTGCTCTGGCCTGG CCCCCCGACCCGGCTGGCACGCAGCCCTCGGGGAACAGGGCACCTCTGCAGCTGCTGCGGCGGGAGCTGTGCCAGGGGCAAGAGGCTTTCGTGCAGCAGTCCCAg AATGAGCTGCAGCAGATCCGCCTGTGCTTTGAGAGGAAGAAGATGGTCATCACAGAG GTGTGGGACAACGTGGCTGAGATGCACATGGCCCTGAACAACCAGGCCACCGGGCTCCTG AACCTCAAGAAGGACATCCGGGGCGTGCTGGACCAGATGGAGGACATCCAGCTGGAGATTCTCAG GGAGCGGGCCCAGTGCCGCACTCGAGCCAGGAAGGAGAAGCAGATGGCAAGCATGTCG GCTGCTGACCCTGAGGCTGCTGCTGGGCGCCCTGCTGGTCTGGACCGCTGCCTACGTGTACGTGGTGAACCCCACACTTTTCGAGGGGCTGGTGCCGCCCCTGCTGAGCCGTGCCACCGTCTGGAAGCTCCGGGCCCTGCTGGACCCCTTCCTGCGCCTCAAAGTGGACGGCTTCCTGCCCTTCTAGGCCAGAGGCCCAGTGGCCCCAGCAAGGCGGCCAGGCGACCAGCACTGCCCCGGATGCCCAGTGGCCGTGCCAGCCCCCTGCACATGGCACCACTGTGCACCATCCTTGCCAGAAGCTACAGAGAagggtggaggtggggtctgTCCTGA
- the CCDC188 gene encoding coiled-coil domain-containing protein 188 isoform X7: protein MVITEVWDNVAEMHMALNNQATGLLNLKKDIRGVLDQMEDIQLEILRERAQCRTRARKEKQMASMSKGRPKLGSSKGLAGQLWLLTLRLLLGALLVWTAAYVYVVNPTLFEGLVPPLLSRATVWKLRALLDPFLRLKVDGFLPF from the exons ATGGTCATCACAGAG GTGTGGGACAACGTGGCTGAGATGCACATGGCCCTGAACAACCAGGCCACCGGGCTCCTG AACCTCAAGAAGGACATCCGGGGCGTGCTGGACCAGATGGAGGACATCCAGCTGGAGATTCTCAG GGAGCGGGCCCAGTGCCGCACTCGAGCCAGGAAGGAGAAGCAGATGGCAAGCATGTCG AAAGGGAGACCAAAGCTGGGAAGCTCCAAGGGCCTGGCAGGCCAGCTCTG GCTGCTGACCCTGAGGCTGCTGCTGGGCGCCCTGCTGGTCTGGACCGCTGCCTACGTGTACGTGGTGAACCCCACACTTTTCGAGGGGCTGGTGCCGCCCCTGCTGAGCCGTGCCACCGTCTGGAAGCTCCGGGCCCTGCTGGACCCCTTCCTGCGCCTCAAAGTGGACGGCTTCCTGCCCTTCTAG
- the CCDC188 gene encoding coiled-coil domain-containing protein 188 isoform X2: MEGLKTLGPCGHPHPQCPPAPASSSHGGGLDQPCQGFVGWPCLGPISSAHSVQSQRPFPVPGAGGSGPTVEGEAPGLFLSSQEQRARDTDGPRQGDLEAGLGWGWPLHPGSNQGAPRQGGSIGSGTRPCPCPPLSREGGALASPRVALSQLQCGLLGSAEQSFLQLEQENHSLKRQNQDLREQLGALLGPGQQFLPLCPEHSSCTALAWPPDPAGTQPSGNRAPLQLLRRELCQGQEAFVQQSQNELQQIRLCFERKKMVITEVWDNVAEMHMALNNQATGLLNLKKDIRGVLDQMEDIQLEILRERAQCRTRARKEKQMASMSKGRPKLGSSKGLAGQLWLLTLRLLLGALLVWTAAYVYVVNPTLFEGLVPPLLSRATVWKLRALLDPFLRLKVDGFLPF, from the exons atggaggggctGAAAACCCTGGGCCCCTgcggccacccccacccccagtgtcccccagccccagcctccagcAGCCATGGAGGAGGCCTGGACCAGCCCTGCCAGGGATTTGTAGGGTGGCCCTGCCTGGGCCCCATCTCCTCTGCTCACTCAGTGCAGTCCCAGAGACCTTTCCCAGTCCCAGGGGCAGGGGGCAGTGGGCCCACAGTGGAGGGCGAGGCTCCCGGGCTCTTTCTGTCCAGCCAGGAGCAGAGAGCGAGAGACACTGACGGGCCGAGACAAGGAGACCTGGAGGCAGGGCTTGGGTGGGGCTGGCCCCTGCACCCAGGGTCGAACCAGGGGGCTCCCAGGCAGGGGGGATCCATTGGCTCAGGGACCAGACCCTGCCCATGCCCACCCCTGTCGCGGGAGGGAGGGGCCCTGGCCTCGCCCAGGGTAGCCCTGTCCCAGCTTCAGTGCGGGCTGCTGGGCTCTGCAGAACAGTCCTTCCTGCAGCTGGAGCAGGAGAACCACAGCCTG aaaAGGCAGAACCAGGACCTTCGGGAGCAGCTGGGGGCCCTCCTGGGGCCGGGGCAGCAGTTCCTGCCCCTGTGTCCCGAACACTCAAGCTGCACTGCTCTGGCCTGG CCCCCCGACCCGGCTGGCACGCAGCCCTCGGGGAACAGGGCACCTCTGCAGCTGCTGCGGCGGGAGCTGTGCCAGGGGCAAGAGGCTTTCGTGCAGCAGTCCCAg AATGAGCTGCAGCAGATCCGCCTGTGCTTTGAGAGGAAGAAGATGGTCATCACAGAG GTGTGGGACAACGTGGCTGAGATGCACATGGCCCTGAACAACCAGGCCACCGGGCTCCTG AACCTCAAGAAGGACATCCGGGGCGTGCTGGACCAGATGGAGGACATCCAGCTGGAGATTCTCAG GGAGCGGGCCCAGTGCCGCACTCGAGCCAGGAAGGAGAAGCAGATGGCAAGCATGTCG AAAGGGAGACCAAAGCTGGGAAGCTCCAAGGGCCTGGCAGGCCAGCTCTG GCTGCTGACCCTGAGGCTGCTGCTGGGCGCCCTGCTGGTCTGGACCGCTGCCTACGTGTACGTGGTGAACCCCACACTTTTCGAGGGGCTGGTGCCGCCCCTGCTGAGCCGTGCCACCGTCTGGAAGCTCCGGGCCCTGCTGGACCCCTTCCTGCGCCTCAAAGTGGACGGCTTCCTGCCCTTCTAG
- the CCDC188 gene encoding coiled-coil domain-containing protein 188 isoform X5 gives MEGLKTLGPCGHPHPQCPPAPASSSHGGGLDQPCQGFVGWPCLGPISSAHSVQSQRPFPVPGAGGSGPTVEGEAPGLFLSSQEQRARDTDGPRQGDLEAGLGWGWPLHPGSNQGAPRQGGSIGSGTRPCPCPPLSREGGALASPRVALSQLQCGLLGSAEQSFLQLEQENHSLKRQNQDLREQLGALLGPGQQFLPLCPEHSSCTALAWNELQQIRLCFERKKMVITEVWDNVAEMHMALNNQATGLLNLKKDIRGVLDQMEDIQLEILRERAQCRTRARKEKQMASMSKGRPKLGSSKGLAGQLWLLTLRLLLGALLVWTAAYVYVVNPTLFEGLVPPLLSRATVWKLRALLDPFLRLKVDGFLPF, from the exons atggaggggctGAAAACCCTGGGCCCCTgcggccacccccacccccagtgtcccccagccccagcctccagcAGCCATGGAGGAGGCCTGGACCAGCCCTGCCAGGGATTTGTAGGGTGGCCCTGCCTGGGCCCCATCTCCTCTGCTCACTCAGTGCAGTCCCAGAGACCTTTCCCAGTCCCAGGGGCAGGGGGCAGTGGGCCCACAGTGGAGGGCGAGGCTCCCGGGCTCTTTCTGTCCAGCCAGGAGCAGAGAGCGAGAGACACTGACGGGCCGAGACAAGGAGACCTGGAGGCAGGGCTTGGGTGGGGCTGGCCCCTGCACCCAGGGTCGAACCAGGGGGCTCCCAGGCAGGGGGGATCCATTGGCTCAGGGACCAGACCCTGCCCATGCCCACCCCTGTCGCGGGAGGGAGGGGCCCTGGCCTCGCCCAGGGTAGCCCTGTCCCAGCTTCAGTGCGGGCTGCTGGGCTCTGCAGAACAGTCCTTCCTGCAGCTGGAGCAGGAGAACCACAGCCTG aaaAGGCAGAACCAGGACCTTCGGGAGCAGCTGGGGGCCCTCCTGGGGCCGGGGCAGCAGTTCCTGCCCCTGTGTCCCGAACACTCAAGCTGCACTGCTCTGGCCTGG AATGAGCTGCAGCAGATCCGCCTGTGCTTTGAGAGGAAGAAGATGGTCATCACAGAG GTGTGGGACAACGTGGCTGAGATGCACATGGCCCTGAACAACCAGGCCACCGGGCTCCTG AACCTCAAGAAGGACATCCGGGGCGTGCTGGACCAGATGGAGGACATCCAGCTGGAGATTCTCAG GGAGCGGGCCCAGTGCCGCACTCGAGCCAGGAAGGAGAAGCAGATGGCAAGCATGTCG AAAGGGAGACCAAAGCTGGGAAGCTCCAAGGGCCTGGCAGGCCAGCTCTG GCTGCTGACCCTGAGGCTGCTGCTGGGCGCCCTGCTGGTCTGGACCGCTGCCTACGTGTACGTGGTGAACCCCACACTTTTCGAGGGGCTGGTGCCGCCCCTGCTGAGCCGTGCCACCGTCTGGAAGCTCCGGGCCCTGCTGGACCCCTTCCTGCGCCTCAAAGTGGACGGCTTCCTGCCCTTCTAG